DNA sequence from the Sediminibacillus dalangtanensis genome:
ATCTTCTCTTGGCGACAGACGTAGCTGGAAGAGGTCTGGATATCAAAGATATTACCGATATCATCAATATCGATCTACCTGGAGAGGCAGACCAATATATCCACCGAGCGGGAAGAACCGGACGGCTCGGTACCACTGGAGGAGAAGTCCTGTCCATCATTACAGCACAGGAAGAAAAGAAACTCAAAAGGTATAGCAGCCAGCTCAACATCCCGATAACCAGAAAAAAACTCTACAAAGGCACCTTGCAATCTTATTAGAGGGGTCAGTCCCTCCAAGCGGTCAATGACCTTTGGAGGGACTGACCCCAAAAGGTCTCTTAAAGCGGTGATTAGAAGGGGAAATACTAATTTTCCGGGGTTTGTAGCGGTTTGGGGTCTGACCCCAAACCGCTTTCTACTGCGAAATAACCAGAAGAAGGGACAGTCCCCGAAACGCTCATAAAAGCATAAAACTGCTTTTTAGATGGGTTCGGGGACTGTCCCCTCCATTTTTTTGGAACTTTTTGGCTTGCTTATTCGTATAGGTAGTAATGAGGGAAAGGCAGGTGTTTTGTATGAAGGCTGTGTATTTTGGGTTTATCGGGGTTGGAGTGGCACTAATTACAGCTTTTGTTACAACCGATTTTACGTATCTTTATAAGATTACGGGAGCGGCTGCATTGCTTTGTGTGACTCTTGCCGGTTTGACATCTGGGGCTTTTGTCAGCGGTCAGCAATATGGAAGGAATATTCATTCGGAAACAAAACAGACAAGACAAGAAAGGTATGGCATGATGTTGTTTTCGTTAAAAGCTGCCGTTCCCAATATCTGTTCAGCTATCCTATTTTATTTATTGATTGCATAATAAAGTTCGAATCCTTACATAAGGAGGGATCAATATGACGATGTTTGGCTGGATTTTCTGGGGAGCAATTGCGGTGATAGTAGTCATTGCCATCATCTTAAAGCTCAAATTTAACATGAAGTCGCCTGATTCTAGTAAGTCGACTGCTCAAATGCAGGCGGAGGAACGGGCGAGAAGCCAATTCGACAAGCTGCCGCCCGGTGGTGGTTTCGGTGGCTAATTTTTTTCTGTATTCTCAGGATAATCACAATATTCGATGATGGTACCTTCTGTATCAGCTGGATTCAAATAAACCAAGCGACGGCCGTGCTTGTTGACACGAAAACTGTCAGGCAAGGTGCGGATTCCTGCTGTTTTTAAATCCTCCAAGGCTTTTTCCAAGTCATGGACGTGGTAGGCTATGTGATGGACTCCTTTGCCTTTTTGCCTGATGAATCGGGCGATGGGGGAGGTTTCATTATTTGTCGGTTTTAGCAGCTCTGTGCGGTTTCCGTTCACTTCCATAATAGCAATTTCGCTCTCGACCCCTTTTGTTTCACTTCGGTAACGATCGATGAGTTTTCCGCCCAGGACGTGTTGATAAAAAGCAATGCTTGCTTCTAAATCACGGACTGCAATTCCAATGTGATCGAGTTCGTATGTCATAAAAATTCTCCTTTAATCAGGTTGAGCTCATTTTACCATATTCTCAGAACCTATAAATCTTAAAAAGGTCGGTGGATTCTATGCAACACTTATTTCTATTCGGCGGAAGTCCGCCATTTACGCCAGAGTTGGGAAAGGTTTTTGCCGAAACTGCCAGGCAGGCAACCAAAAAAGTTGCCATTTTATTCTTGGAGAGAGAGGGCTGGGAGGAGTATATGTCGAAGTATACTTCGGTATTAAAAGAGCATGGTCTGCAGGACTTCTTTTACATGCCGCTTCACGTCCACGTCTCAACAAGTGAATTGGAACAGTTAGACGCATGCAGCGGTATTGTCATCGGTGGGGGAGATACCGTTCGCTACCGTAACTACATAGTGGATACGCCAATTGGTGAACGGATAAGGCAGCGTTATCTGTCGGGAGTGCCGGTAGCCGGATTTTCTGCCGGGGCATTGATCAGTCCGGAGCACTGTGTCATACCTCCTATCGATAATCGGGAAGGAAAACATTTATTTCTTCCTGGTTTGGGGCTAATCGAAGATATCATCATCAGTGCCCATTTTACGAAGTGGCAAGAAGAAGCAAACCTGCAAAAAGCACTCCGGAAAACGGCCGTTCCCACAGGTTATGGCATAGACGATGATGCTGGGTGTTATTTTAAGAATCAGTCATTGGTTCTAACAGAGGGAAATATCAAAGTAATGAGAGGCTAAAGGGGGAGTAGAATGATTCAATTGGCTGACGACTATAAAAAACGTTCGATTCGCTTCTTAGAAATTTGGCAAAAGCAAGGTTGGCGGATGAAGGTTTACGGTATTTCCTATCAGGGAGGGCAACCGAGGAAAGAACTGGTCGATACAGCCAGAACATTAGCATTGCAGACAGTGCCTTTTCCGGCGATGAACAGCGACCGTTACGGCGTCGGGTTCATCGGCGTGCACGATGGGAAGGATTCAGATTTTATTTTCATCGACTGGTGGTCCAATGAAAATGAACTAAACCATCATGTATATATTTCAAAACATGGAGAGAAACCGCAGTTTGAATATTGCACACCAAAAGGACTGATAGCCTGTACGTGGGATCTCAAGGTATTGAATTTCGAAAGGGACTGTTGGGTGATGGCGGTGTTAAACAATCCAGCCGGCACTCCCGATATAGATCAGTATTTACAGTATCACATGAACGAGGATTTCTAAGTATAGGATTTATTATAAGAGGATAATGCTTCTCTACAGCAAATGTTGATCATACAGCACCCTGTCTGTACCACGTTAACCGAGTGTAATTCCGTAGTGTTAATTAGCATTCGAGTCATGGACATAGCTCAAGATTCTATTTGAAGCAACAAAATCTGTGAAAATACCATAGAAAAAAAGGGTCCTCGAAACATAAGAAGACCCTTTAACATTTCTAATCTTTTAAAACGGAAATGGCCTTTGAAAGCTTCCGCGCAAAATCTTCCGGTTTTTCAACAGATTGAACGTGGAGGTACTTGATATTCGGCTCGGCGAACAACCAGTGATTATGCAAAGCAGTAATTGTAAGATCGTTTTTACCGAGAGCCCTTGTGAATTCGGGTATTTCTTCCGGGAGTACTACAATTTCAGCATGATTCAAGGCAGTACCGTCTTCTTCCAGGGATTCAAAATGAATTTCCATCGATAATTCGCTTTTGAAGGGACGCCCTTGAACCGTGACGTCCAAGTCCCGTTCTTTTTCAGCTTCGCACATTCCGTCCTCGACTTCGGTTTCCACACCGAGGATGTCACCGAAAGTTTTCGCTATTTCCTGGATATCTGGCATACAAGTCATCTCCTTTAAATTGTCTATGTAATTCCTTTTTCCCTATGAAGAAGAACGTACACCCTTGATTTGGAAAAAATAAAAGCAAGCCAATCAGCTAACTAAAAGGAAAGAGGAGAAGCAGTTTGATAACCATAAAAAAAGCCCAGCCGGAACATGCAGCTGGAATCGCAAGCGTATGCACGAAGGCTAATTGGGATACATACAGGGAATTGCGGAGTGAGGCATATATTGAAAGAGTCATTGAAGAATATTATAACCAGTCGCGAATTCTCAAGGAAATCGAAAAGACGGGCAGATCCTGGGGCGGCTGGTTTGTAGCGCTGGAAGAGGGAAATGTAGTCGGAGCAGCTGGAGGCGGAATGACGGAAGAAAAGGAAGCGGAGATATATGTGCTTTATCTTGATCCGGCACGGCGGAATGAGGGAATTGGAACCATGTTGCTTGAGGCAGTTACTGAACAGCAAAAACATTTGGGTGCAATCAAGCAATGGGTGTCCGTAGCGGAAGGTAACCAAAAGGCGATTCCCTTTTACGAGACTCGTGGGTTCCAAATTCATTCCAAGCAGCCCGACTATGGAAGTTCCCAAGACGAGTATTACCAATCACTTCGCTACATGCGCCTATTATGAAGAAGGGTAACAATGTCAAAGAGAGGAGGGTTCTAATGGAGGGTACCTTGATCGCAGTAGTGCTGTTTCTGATTATCGCAGCAAGCATTGCCATGAAATTCAGAAAGGCAATCGGGTTCAAAGTGGTTCATTCTGCGTTTTCCTTAAAAGAATACAGCAGGATCGCTTCCCGGCTTGAGCAAAATGGAATCCCTTTCAACGTAACGTCCCACCAGAAAAACCATGTACCAATCGGGACGGTTCAACCGATCAAGACAGGAGAAACCTTTACCCAGTATGACTTTTTGGTGAAAAAAAGATACGCAGCCGAAGCGCGGCATGTTTTGCAAAATGAGAGGGGTTGATTTTTTGTCGCGGAAATGGAGAGACTTTGCTGTCATTCTCCCGGGCACGATTGGGACCTGGATGTTTTTTCGTGATGGAAATATGGCGATGGGCATCTTGTGCCTGATTTGCGGATTCATTTGGGTGGTAAGCACAGTAAAGGAATACCGCAAAAGTGATCCACAGCATTAAGAAAAACCAAGCTCTCCACTAAGAGCTTGGTTTTGGTTTACCATTGTATATCGACCGGGAGGACCTTTTCGATCGCTTGTCGATAGCTATTTGTTTCTTCTGGCTTCAGCCAGATGTGGATGGTGCCATTATCGTTACTAGACCTGATCAACCTGCCGATCCCTTGCCGAAGCCGGAGAAGCATATAAGGCTCATCAACCGATTCAATTGGATTGGCAGCATGCTTTCGTTTGGCCTGAAAGACAGGATCATGCGGCGGGAAAGGAAGAGAAACGATGATTACCTGCGTCAAAGCATCTCCCGGAACATCCAATCCTTCCCATAAGTGATAGGAACACAGCACCGAAGACGGATCCAATTGAAACTTACGTACTGTTTCACTGATTTCCCGATCTCCTTCATAAAGCATGCTGAAGGACCAGTCTTGCTTGTCCGCCCAAGAACGGAACAAATCCATCTCTTGTTTGGAAGAGAAGAGAAGCAGGGAGCGCCCTTCATTTTCCTGTAGTTGTTCCCTGATTCGGCTCCACTTGTCTTCCTTGTCGACGTGTCCGTAAATAGCCATTTGTCTCCCATAATCAAATGGGGAGGAGACAGAAAAAGAGTCATAGGACGCAATCCCCAAACTGCCTGCCAAGTGGGAGAAATCTCCTCCTTGCGATAAGGTGGCCGACGAGAAGATGAACGGGATGCTTTGGGAAAAGACTTCTTTTTTTAGTACATCTTCCACTAAACGCGGCATGATGACCAGCGTCGTATCTGTCCCGGCTTCTTCCAGCCAATAAATTCCTTCATCGTCTTTTAACAAAATCGATAACCCATAGGAGAAAAATTCCAGATACTCTTCAATGATCCGAATGTGGTAAGGATCGATGGTAAACAATTCAGAATCGAACACTAACTGTTCCAGGACCTGTTGTACCTTTTCATTTAACGTATGTGCCATTCGCAACAGGTTGTCCGTGAGCGTGACTTCCTTACGAGAGGATCCTTCCACTATAGTTGATTTTTCGGATAAAAGGCCAAACCAATCTTCATGAAGGGTAAGAATGTCTTCAATCAAGTAAAGGGTTTCTTCCCGTACATCCTGACTCATGTAACCTGTCAACACCTTGGTCAAGGTGTCGGCATGAAAACGGTACGTCAAGCCTTTTTGTGCAGCAAACTCCAACAGATGTCCTTCATCAAAAACAACACAACTGGCTTCTGGCAGCAACGGCATTTGGCCTTCCCGTTTCCTCGATTCTTTTGTCCAGACATGCTCCATGTAAAAATCGTGGGAACAAATAATCAAATCAGTGGCATGGCGGTAGTACTCCCTGTTCAGTGTCTGGCCGCTCCGGTGGCGCCATTCACAAGTAGAGCATTGCTGTAAAGGATCCCAGGCAATTTTCTCCCATGTTTGATTGGAGACCCACGGATATTCTTTCCGGTCGCCATAACGTTCGAATGCCTTCATGGATGCTCCCTGGTCAAAAACAAAGTCAGGTATTTGATCGTGGACACCCAATACGCTCTCATCATCGGTCCGATTTGCCAGGGCGTCCAGTTTTCGCACACAGACGTATTGCTCCCTGGATTTGGCCAGACGTACATCGACACTGAGACCGAGAGCTTCCTCCAGCTTTTCGATATCGCCGCCCTTTTTGACCAGCTGTTCGATCAACGTTTCATCCGCACAGGAAATGATAGCAGGTTTACGTTGGTGGCGTGCATAACAAATGGCATAAAGCAGGTAAACAAACGTTTTTCCCGTACCGACGCCTGCTTCTGCAAATATGGTCCGCTTGTTTTTAAAGGCTTGTTCCAATTGAAAAGCCATGTAAATTTGTTCATCTCTCAATTCGTAACCTTGTTCCGGTAACATATCGTAAAAAACGTCGCCTACATAGTCGCCGAGGCGATCATAAAAATTTTCCGTCTTGTCAACGGTAAATGGAAGTGAACTTGTTTTAGACATAACATTCTCCTCAAATACATGATCAGTCGCTAAACTTTAATGATACCATAAAAGATGATGTCTTACCGGGAGAAAAATGGAAAGGAGGAATTTTTACAGGCATTCACTGAAACATTTTTGACATAACTGTTATGTAGAGAACTATAAACAAATAAAATCCGCACCTGATCCAAGTGCGGATTCATTCTTCATATGTCAGCCTGTCTCCAGATGAAGGAGGACAACACCTGCTATGATCATGCATATCGACATGATTTTCAGTCGATTGTATGTTTCGTGGAAAAACAAAATGCCGATTACCGCTGTCGAGACTACCGTAACTCCAGACCAGACTGCATAAACGAAGCCAACTTCAAAGTGTTGCACAGCCAGCGTTAAACAGGTCAGGCAGAGGGCATAGCACAAAAAAGCCGAAATAGTCGGAACAGGTCTTGTATAACCTCTGGCCAGCTTAACCGATAGATTCGATAAAAAGGCCAGCACTAGGCTGCTGATTAAATAAACATACGCCATCATGCTCCCTCCCCGGCTGAAGGGGTTTTTTGTCTTGTACTGACGTTCAGACCAATAACGCCGGCAATAATCAGCAATGTTCCTGCAACCTTTACAGCAGAATTGGATTCTCCGAAAGCAAGGATTCCGACACTGACAATCAAGGCAGTTCCCACACCGGACCAAATCGCGTTCACGACACTGATTTCTGAATGATACGCAATTGTGATGTACAAAGTGAATGAGATGGCGTAACAGACAGCGACGATGGCCGCTGCCATCCAGCTGTTGTCTGCCAACTTCATGAACGAGGCACCGGTCGTTTCCAATATGATCGAGGTACTCAGCAAGCCGTAAAATTTCATGATGTTGTCCTCCTTGAATGTTGAACTGGTCCCAGGGCCGTTAAAGTTTATTGCTTCAAATAAATTTGCATTACGATACCTCACAAAAAAGACATTAAAACTAAGCGGGCAAAATTTTAACTAGTTTGTAATCTTTTGCGAAGAAATATGGCTAGCTGTTAATAGAAAGATTAAACTTGCATTTTCGTTTAGGAGGAAGAGGGGCGGAATCTTTTTCATCAAAAAGCTTGTCAGATATGTTGACAAATGATTAGATAGGATGCCTCCCCTGTGATACATTGTTAGCAGATAAGAGAGAAAAAGGGGAGTCAATACACAGTACGAAGCAAGCAGTCCGGGGGTAAACAGATCATTGCTTGACAGCAAAGCCTGGTTTGCAATTTCAAACGACCTATAAAATGGATTTTGCTTAATAATACAAGGACATTAACGTTCTACCCTGGATAGAAAGCGAAAAAAACTTGTAGAGAAACCTTTGTTTCTCTACAAGTTTTTTACTGTTCTTTTTCCAATTTATAGACACCTTCCGGGCTATGTACTACCACATGTGTTTGATCAATTATTTCCAACCCTACTTCTCTGGAGGTGAATGTTTTATCCTCTTCATCCGGTTGATACAGAAATACACCGGAGAACGTGTCCTCTGAACGGCTGTTGACGGCCAGGACTTGCTCTTGGTTATGGATGGAAATATGAAGATTACTTGTGAGTCCTTTTGTAAAAGTGACGGTTTCATCCGACTCTGTTTCTTTCCAGTCCCCATACAACGTGTCGAGCTCTTGGTTATCGAAAGCTGTAAACGTATAGGAAGCAGTACCATCGATGGTCAGCTTTGCAGAGGTCTCGCCTGTTTTTTCCAGACTGGCATCTTTACCTTTCCATTCCGGACGGTCTTCCGGAGCTTTGACAATCTGACCAAGTACGGTATTTCCGTTTTTTTCTTGGATATCCATGAAGAAAGTCGTCAGACCATTCGCTTCCCTATCCTTTTCTGTACGGTTTAATTTCTGGAAATGGATAGATCCCAGTCCGAATTCCATACTAGGCAACTCGGAATTGCCCCATCCGAATTCATCCATCTTGTATAAGGCATTCAGCTCTTTTGTCCGTTCTTCTTCATCTTTTTCGCTGATTTGCGCCGGGATCGCAGCATCAACAGACAGTTCCAGCTGACTTTCTATTTGATTATCCTCCGAGTGCGTTTCTGCGGTGGAACTTGACTGACAACCAGCCAATACCGCCGTCATAATCACGGGAATATATATGATTGCATTTCGCAAGGTAACACTCCTAAAAATCAATTTTTCCGATAGAATCGCCGTATTATAGTGTATCAGTTTTCCTGCTTTTTTTATAGAGAAATTTTTGTGAAGTTCAGGACAGACAGGTTGGTTGAAAAGGGGGGAAAGAAGTCCTTATACTTAAAAAGAAGATGAATAAGAAAGGAACTTTGGACATGTTACATGAATTTGTAGTCCGGTTATCGACTGATAGTGTGGACGAAGCAATCGAAAAATTAAATGCGGTCGGTGTTTATCATCTATATTACGAGCCTCCGATTGAAATTTTTCAAGTCGAGAATGGATATGACTATCGGGAAATCGAACAAAAGTATGCCGAGTTAAAAGTATATGCAGAAGAGGACAGTCTTCCCGGGCTTCCGCAAGCATACTTTACGCGGATAGAGCAGGCATTGAAGGTGCCAAAAGAAGCTATTCATTATCGGGAAGTGGATGAGCAACAGTGGGATACGGCTTTTGAAGACATCGATCTGGAAAATGGCTGGATCCTTTGCTATTCGG
Encoded proteins:
- a CDS encoding Type 1 glutamine amidotransferase-like domain-containing protein — encoded protein: MQHLFLFGGSPPFTPELGKVFAETARQATKKVAILFLEREGWEEYMSKYTSVLKEHGLQDFFYMPLHVHVSTSELEQLDACSGIVIGGGDTVRYRNYIVDTPIGERIRQRYLSGVPVAGFSAGALISPEHCVIPPIDNREGKHLFLPGLGLIEDIIISAHFTKWQEEANLQKALRKTAVPTGYGIDDDAGCYFKNQSLVLTEGNIKVMRG
- a CDS encoding GNAT family N-acetyltransferase → MITIKKAQPEHAAGIASVCTKANWDTYRELRSEAYIERVIEEYYNQSRILKEIEKTGRSWGGWFVALEEGNVVGAAGGGMTEEKEAEIYVLYLDPARRNEGIGTMLLEAVTEQQKHLGAIKQWVSVAEGNQKAIPFYETRGFQIHSKQPDYGSSQDEYYQSLRYMRLL
- a CDS encoding isochorismatase; the protein is MIQLADDYKKRSIRFLEIWQKQGWRMKVYGISYQGGQPRKELVDTARTLALQTVPFPAMNSDRYGVGFIGVHDGKDSDFIFIDWWSNENELNHHVYISKHGEKPQFEYCTPKGLIACTWDLKVLNFERDCWVMAVLNNPAGTPDIDQYLQYHMNEDF
- a CDS encoding DMT family transporter, with the translated sequence MKFYGLLSTSIILETTGASFMKLADNSWMAAAIVAVCYAISFTLYITIAYHSEISVVNAIWSGVGTALIVSVGILAFGESNSAVKVAGTLLIIAGVIGLNVSTRQKTPSAGEGA
- a CDS encoding VOC family protein; translated protein: MTYELDHIGIAVRDLEASIAFYQHVLGGKLIDRYRSETKGVESEIAIMEVNGNRTELLKPTNNETSPIARFIRQKGKGVHHIAYHVHDLEKALEDLKTAGIRTLPDSFRVNKHGRRLVYLNPADTEGTIIEYCDYPENTEKN
- a CDS encoding DUF5316 domain-containing protein — its product is MKAVYFGFIGVGVALITAFVTTDFTYLYKITGAAALLCVTLAGLTSGAFVSGQQYGRNIHSETKQTRQERYGMMLFSLKAAVPNICSAILFYLLIA
- a CDS encoding DMT family transporter, whose product is MMAYVYLISSLVLAFLSNLSVKLARGYTRPVPTISAFLCYALCLTCLTLAVQHFEVGFVYAVWSGVTVVSTAVIGILFFHETYNRLKIMSICMIIAGVVLLHLETG
- a CDS encoding ATP-dependent DNA helicase, with the translated sequence MSKTSSLPFTVDKTENFYDRLGDYVGDVFYDMLPEQGYELRDEQIYMAFQLEQAFKNKRTIFAEAGVGTGKTFVYLLYAICYARHQRKPAIISCADETLIEQLVKKGGDIEKLEEALGLSVDVRLAKSREQYVCVRKLDALANRTDDESVLGVHDQIPDFVFDQGASMKAFERYGDRKEYPWVSNQTWEKIAWDPLQQCSTCEWRHRSGQTLNREYYRHATDLIICSHDFYMEHVWTKESRKREGQMPLLPEASCVVFDEGHLLEFAAQKGLTYRFHADTLTKVLTGYMSQDVREETLYLIEDILTLHEDWFGLLSEKSTIVEGSSRKEVTLTDNLLRMAHTLNEKVQQVLEQLVFDSELFTIDPYHIRIIEEYLEFFSYGLSILLKDDEGIYWLEEAGTDTTLVIMPRLVEDVLKKEVFSQSIPFIFSSATLSQGGDFSHLAGSLGIASYDSFSVSSPFDYGRQMAIYGHVDKEDKWSRIREQLQENEGRSLLLFSSKQEMDLFRSWADKQDWSFSMLYEGDREISETVRKFQLDPSSVLCSYHLWEGLDVPGDALTQVIIVSLPFPPHDPVFQAKRKHAANPIESVDEPYMLLRLRQGIGRLIRSSNDNGTIHIWLKPEETNSYRQAIEKVLPVDIQW
- a CDS encoding DUF1259 domain-containing protein — translated: MPDIQEIAKTFGDILGVETEVEDGMCEAEKERDLDVTVQGRPFKSELSMEIHFESLEEDGTALNHAEIVVLPEEIPEFTRALGKNDLTITALHNHWLFAEPNIKYLHVQSVEKPEDFARKLSKAISVLKD